One window from the genome of Rhodobacteraceae bacterium S2214 encodes:
- a CDS encoding acetyl-CoA C-acetyltransferase, whose amino-acid sequence MTEAYIYDAVRTPRGKGRKDGSLHEVTSARLSAGVMNALKDRNGLEGHAVEDVIWGNATQVAEQGGCLARTAVLASDLDQSIPGLSINRFCASGMEAVNLAANQIRGGSGQAYIAGGVEMMSRVAMGSDGAAIAVDPSIAMDQYFVPQGISADIIATEYGFTREQADQLAVESQNRAAAAWADNRFAKSIVPVKDQNGLTILDHDEYIRPGTDMDALAKLNPAFQMMGEQMPGFDKVALMKYPHLEKINHIHHAGNSSGIVDGAAGLLIGSKEYGEAMGIKPRAIIKHTAKIGLDPTIMLTGPVPVTEKILKDSGMAISDLDLFEVNEAFASVVLRFMQRFDVDPSLVNVNGGSIAMGHPLGATGAIIIGTLLDELERTGKGTGLATLCIASGMGVATIIERV is encoded by the coding sequence ATGACCGAAGCCTATATCTATGATGCTGTCCGCACCCCGCGCGGCAAGGGCCGCAAGGACGGCAGCCTGCACGAAGTGACGTCAGCCCGCCTGTCTGCAGGCGTGATGAACGCACTGAAAGACCGCAACGGTCTGGAAGGTCACGCCGTAGAGGACGTGATCTGGGGCAACGCCACACAGGTTGCCGAACAAGGCGGCTGTTTGGCCCGTACTGCGGTGCTGGCTTCGGATCTGGATCAATCGATCCCCGGTCTGTCGATCAACCGCTTCTGTGCCTCTGGCATGGAAGCTGTGAACCTTGCCGCGAACCAAATTCGCGGCGGGTCCGGTCAGGCTTATATCGCAGGCGGCGTCGAAATGATGAGTCGCGTTGCCATGGGGTCTGACGGTGCAGCCATCGCTGTTGATCCGTCTATCGCAATGGATCAGTACTTTGTTCCACAGGGTATTTCGGCCGATATCATCGCCACCGAATATGGATTTACACGCGAACAGGCCGACCAACTGGCAGTTGAATCCCAGAACCGCGCTGCGGCTGCATGGGCGGACAACCGGTTTGCGAAATCCATCGTTCCTGTGAAAGATCAGAACGGTCTGACCATTCTGGACCACGACGAATACATTCGTCCGGGCACGGATATGGACGCATTGGCCAAGCTGAACCCTGCGTTCCAGATGATGGGCGAACAGATGCCAGGCTTCGATAAAGTCGCGCTGATGAAGTACCCGCACCTTGAGAAGATCAACCACATCCACCACGCTGGTAACTCTTCCGGTATCGTGGACGGCGCTGCTGGCCTGTTGATCGGGTCCAAAGAATACGGTGAGGCGATGGGCATCAAGCCACGCGCGATCATCAAGCACACCGCTAAAATCGGCCTTGATCCGACGATCATGCTGACTGGTCCGGTTCCTGTGACCGAGAAGATCCTCAAAGACAGCGGCATGGCGATTTCCGACCTCGACCTGTTCGAAGTTAACGAAGCTTTCGCGTCTGTTGTCCTGCGTTTCATGCAGCGTTTTGACGTCGATCCGTCGCTTGTGAACGTCAATGGCGGCTCTATCGCCATGGGTCACCCGCTGGGTGCCACAGGTGCGATTATCATCGGCACATTGCTGGACGAACTGGAACGGACTGGCAAAGGCACTGGCCTTGCCACCCTCTGCATCGCATCCGGTATGGGTGTCGCAACAATCATCGAACGCGTGTAA
- a CDS encoding acyl-CoA dehydrogenase C-terminal domain-containing protein: MPIYNSPTKDMQFVLHNLLNVSAQDVPGYDDLDAEFTSAVLEEAGKVATDVLLPLNAVGDTEGCVLENGIVRTPTGFDEAFKVMKEGGWTAMDCDPEYGGQGLPYVMNSAAQEAFVSANMAFNMYQGLTHGAYSAIHAHGTDAQKQKWLPKMVTCEWTGTMNLTEPHCGTDLGLMRTKAVPQDDGSYKVSGQKIFISAGDHDLADNIVHLVLAKIPGGPEGIKGVSLFIVPKIMVDDEGNLGDRNGVSVGKIEEKMGIHGNSTCVMNYDEATGYLLGEEHKGMRAMFTMMNEARLGVGLQGYAQAEIAYQNAVFYANDRLQGRAVTGVEYPEKAADPLIVHPDIRRNLMDQKSFVEGARAFTMWGASLIDRAHKNDDKDADGLISLMTPVLKGFLTDKGFEYATAAQQVYGGHGYIEEWGMSQFARDARIAMIYEGANGVQALDLVGRKLAQDGGKHVMAFFDMVKNFIKENDGNEALKADFLEPLKAASKDMQAAGMYFMQNGMKNPNNALSGSYDFMHLMGHVCLGLMWARMAKAAQEALDAGDTDVDFLNTKIATGKYYMARQLPATAMHLARINTGADTVMALDAAQF; encoded by the coding sequence ATGCCGATCTACAATAGCCCTACTAAAGACATGCAGTTTGTGTTGCACAATCTGTTGAACGTCAGCGCCCAAGACGTCCCGGGCTACGACGATCTTGATGCGGAATTCACAAGCGCCGTGCTTGAAGAAGCCGGAAAAGTCGCAACCGACGTATTGCTGCCGCTGAACGCGGTTGGCGACACCGAAGGATGCGTGCTTGAAAATGGCATCGTGCGGACACCAACCGGTTTCGACGAGGCCTTTAAGGTCATGAAAGAAGGTGGCTGGACTGCAATGGATTGCGATCCGGAATATGGCGGCCAGGGCCTGCCCTATGTGATGAACTCTGCCGCACAAGAAGCATTCGTGTCCGCCAACATGGCCTTCAACATGTACCAAGGCCTGACACACGGTGCCTATTCCGCGATCCACGCCCACGGCACGGATGCGCAGAAGCAAAAATGGCTGCCAAAGATGGTCACTTGTGAATGGACTGGCACCATGAACCTGACGGAACCGCATTGCGGGACTGATTTGGGCCTGATGCGGACCAAGGCCGTGCCACAGGACGACGGGTCTTATAAGGTTTCTGGTCAGAAGATCTTTATCTCTGCCGGTGATCATGATCTGGCGGACAACATCGTCCACCTCGTCTTGGCCAAAATTCCGGGTGGCCCTGAAGGCATCAAAGGCGTGTCCTTGTTCATCGTGCCTAAGATCATGGTCGATGATGAAGGCAACCTTGGTGATCGCAACGGCGTGTCCGTTGGCAAGATCGAAGAAAAGATGGGCATCCACGGCAATTCCACCTGCGTGATGAACTACGACGAAGCGACCGGTTACCTTTTGGGCGAAGAGCACAAAGGTATGCGCGCGATGTTCACAATGATGAACGAAGCACGTCTGGGTGTGGGCCTGCAGGGGTATGCACAAGCTGAAATCGCGTACCAGAACGCCGTGTTCTACGCGAACGACCGTCTGCAAGGCCGTGCCGTGACTGGCGTTGAGTACCCTGAAAAAGCTGCTGATCCGCTGATCGTGCATCCTGACATCCGTCGTAACCTGATGGACCAGAAAAGCTTTGTTGAAGGGGCGCGTGCCTTCACGATGTGGGGCGCAAGCCTGATCGACCGTGCGCACAAGAACGACGACAAAGACGCGGACGGCCTGATTTCATTGATGACGCCAGTGCTGAAAGGCTTCTTGACCGATAAGGGTTTTGAATACGCAACAGCTGCACAGCAGGTTTACGGCGGCCACGGCTACATCGAAGAATGGGGCATGTCCCAATTCGCCCGTGATGCACGGATCGCGATGATCTACGAAGGTGCAAACGGCGTGCAGGCACTTGATCTTGTTGGCCGCAAGCTGGCGCAAGACGGCGGCAAGCACGTGATGGCGTTCTTTGACATGGTGAAGAACTTCATCAAAGAAAACGACGGCAACGAAGCGCTGAAAGCTGACTTCCTTGAGCCACTGAAAGCGGCATCCAAGGACATGCAAGCTGCGGGGATGTATTTCATGCAGAATGGCATGAAGAACCCGAACAACGCGCTGTCAGGGTCTTACGACTTCATGCACCTGATGGGTCACGTTTGCCTTGGCCTGATGTGGGCACGCATGGCGAAAGCCGCGCAAGAAGCGCTGGATGCTGGCGACACCGATGTAGACTTCCTGAACACGAAAATCGCGACCGGGAAATACTACATGGCACGTCAATTGCCTGCGACGGCAATGCACCTCGCGCGGATCAACACCGGCGCGGACACTGTGATGGCACTGGACGCCGCACAGTTCTAA
- a CDS encoding glutathione S-transferase family protein, with protein sequence MTMTLHCFGESGNAYKAALTLDLAGADWTPKFVDFFNGEGRSDAFLDLNVMGEVPVLEDGDMVLTQSGVIQDYVSSKTGKLGGKSAAERREVLRWMFFDNHKVSGVAGNLRFLMNFMPEDRRNADVIAFQAARLKSALKVVETQLGRTAWLAADDITIADIAVAGYLFYPEPFTFDRKDYPNIDRWMDAIAAQPGWKHPYDLMPGSPADRT encoded by the coding sequence ATGACAATGACCTTGCACTGCTTCGGCGAAAGCGGAAATGCTTACAAAGCGGCTCTGACACTAGATCTCGCAGGTGCTGACTGGACACCGAAGTTTGTTGATTTCTTCAACGGTGAAGGCCGGTCCGACGCGTTCCTCGACTTAAACGTCATGGGCGAGGTTCCAGTGCTGGAAGACGGTGATATGGTCCTGACCCAGTCCGGTGTGATCCAAGATTATGTCTCATCAAAGACTGGCAAATTAGGCGGCAAATCGGCTGCGGAACGCCGCGAAGTGCTGCGCTGGATGTTCTTTGATAACCACAAGGTATCCGGCGTTGCTGGTAACCTGCGGTTCTTGATGAATTTCATGCCAGAAGACCGCCGCAACGCTGATGTGATCGCCTTTCAGGCCGCCCGCCTTAAGTCCGCATTGAAGGTTGTTGAAACGCAATTGGGCCGTACTGCATGGCTGGCTGCCGACGACATCACAATCGCTGACATCGCCGTCGCCGGATACTTGTTTTACCCAGAACCGTTCACATTTGACCGTAAAGATTACCCCAATATCGACCGCTGGATGGACGCAATCGCCGCCCAACCCGGTTGGAAACACCCATACGACTTGATGCCCGGCTCACCTGCCGATCGCACCTAA